CGTTATATTAAATTATGTTACGATAACAACAAGGCAGTGGATGATATGAAAGATACGATTATGGTCCATGAGGAAGAAAGGGCATGGCTTGAAGCACTAGCTCAAAGCTGGGGCGTGAAACTGGTTTTTAGAGAATATCTTGGCGCCGATATGTTCGCTCGGGTAACCATAACTTCCGATGGCGAAGCCTGGGTGGAGATGCTTCAAAGCTTCGATCCTGAAGATTACTACAGCCGTTGGGGAAACCGCGACATTGCGCCGGGCGAGCTTTTCAGGTTCCTCCTCCTTCATGAGATAGCTCATTTGAAGCTAGGACATGACAGAGAAAGTATCCCTAAGGACATACGAACCAAGGAAGATTGGCAAAGGACCATTCATGAGCGTGAGGCAAGAGCCGACCAGTGGGCAAAAAGGCGCCTCAGAGATCCCTGGCCTAAATAAATATTTTATAGGTTAAGCACCTTTACTTCGTCCTTTGGAATAACAAGATCTACCGATGTATCGTAATTTAAACTGCAGTCCAGGCTGTTATTTAAGACGTCTACGTCTAGAATGCAATCTTTAGATCTAACCCGAAAGCGCAGTATATTCCCTTTAAGAAAAACGCCGACGAC
Above is a genomic segment from Acetomicrobium thermoterrenum DSM 13490 containing:
- a CDS encoding ImmA/IrrE family metallo-endopeptidase, whose translation is MKDTIMVHEEERAWLEALAQSWGVKLVFREYLGADMFARVTITSDGEAWVEMLQSFDPEDYYSRWGNRDIAPGELFRFLLLHEIAHLKLGHDRESIPKDIRTKEDWQRTIHEREARADQWAKRRLRDPWPK